In one Acetobacter sp. genomic region, the following are encoded:
- a CDS encoding pyrroloquinoline quinone-dependent dehydrogenase, whose translation MIRKRVLLAATVICGLPCLSGPISVSLAQAPSKNQTPPGDGAGASNDTPPHPANWYGAPSPSAPQASGVNAGDIPDGPPAPPGEVTPAVAQAGSHPAHDDWPAYGRDGNATRYSPLDQITPDNVSQLKQAFVYHTGSKPGPGQANKWAAETTPIKVGDGLYMCSAMNDMMRIDPATGREVWHFKAGVRYESIPYTAACKGVTYYTSSTVPEGQPCHNRILEGTLDMRLIEVDAETGRKCEGFGYHGEVNLMKGMGESVPGFVSITAPVPVVNGAIVTNQEVLDGQRRWAPSGVIRGYDAETGRFLWAWDVNRPDEHGEPKEGEHYSRGTPNSWAAMTGDDELGLVYVPTGNSAADYYSAMRSPEENAVSSSVVAIDVKTGSPRWVFQTVHKDVWDYDIGSQATMMDMPTADGIVPALIMPTKRGQTFVLDRRNGKPILPVEERPAPTDTDVPDDPRSPTQPWSVGMPRLGFPDLKESDMWGMTPIDQLYCRILFRKSKYESEFTAPEINRPWIEYPGYNGGSDWGSVAYDAGTGILIANWNNTPMRDQLVDRAKADELGLLPIDSPHFNPKAGGAEGNGAMADTPYGIVVTPFWNKFTNMMCNKPPYGMITAIDMHTRKVLWQHPLGSARANGPWGLPTYLPLTIGTPNNGGPVITAGGLVFVGATTDNLIHAFDLKTGREVWNAVLPGGGQATPMTYEYKGRQYVAIMAGGHHFMMTPVSDELVVYALPEAH comes from the coding sequence ATGATACGGAAAAGAGTTCTGCTCGCGGCCACTGTCATATGCGGTCTGCCCTGCCTGTCCGGACCGATTTCCGTGTCGCTGGCGCAGGCTCCGTCGAAGAACCAGACACCGCCGGGAGATGGGGCGGGCGCCAGTAACGATACCCCTCCGCATCCCGCGAACTGGTATGGAGCGCCGTCCCCCAGCGCGCCTCAGGCGAGCGGTGTGAATGCGGGAGACATTCCGGATGGGCCACCAGCGCCTCCCGGTGAGGTCACTCCTGCGGTCGCACAGGCAGGCAGTCATCCAGCCCATGACGACTGGCCAGCCTATGGTCGTGACGGTAACGCCACGCGCTATTCTCCGCTCGACCAGATCACGCCTGACAATGTGAGCCAGTTAAAGCAGGCGTTTGTCTACCACACAGGCAGCAAGCCCGGCCCCGGACAGGCCAACAAGTGGGCCGCCGAGACCACGCCGATCAAGGTGGGCGATGGTCTCTACATGTGTTCCGCCATGAACGACATGATGCGGATTGATCCCGCCACGGGCAGGGAGGTCTGGCACTTCAAGGCTGGCGTCAGATACGAGAGCATTCCCTATACGGCCGCCTGCAAGGGTGTGACCTACTACACGTCCTCAACCGTTCCTGAAGGACAACCCTGTCATAACCGTATTCTCGAAGGCACGCTGGATATGCGTCTGATCGAGGTTGATGCGGAGACCGGCCGGAAATGTGAAGGCTTCGGCTATCACGGCGAGGTCAATCTCATGAAGGGCATGGGGGAATCCGTTCCGGGATTCGTCTCCATTACTGCGCCGGTGCCGGTTGTGAATGGTGCCATCGTGACCAATCAGGAGGTTCTGGACGGGCAGCGACGCTGGGCGCCTTCTGGCGTGATCCGTGGTTATGACGCTGAAACCGGACGTTTCCTGTGGGCGTGGGATGTCAATCGTCCCGACGAGCATGGCGAGCCCAAGGAAGGCGAGCACTACAGCCGTGGCACCCCGAACTCATGGGCGGCCATGACGGGTGATGACGAGCTTGGGCTGGTTTACGTGCCGACAGGGAACTCTGCGGCCGACTATTACAGCGCCATGCGTTCGCCGGAGGAAAACGCCGTTTCTTCCTCCGTTGTCGCCATCGACGTCAAGACGGGCTCGCCCCGTTGGGTGTTCCAGACGGTCCACAAGGACGTGTGGGATTACGACATCGGTTCTCAGGCCACGATGATGGACATGCCCACGGCGGATGGCATTGTTCCGGCTCTCATCATGCCTACAAAACGTGGTCAGACCTTCGTGCTGGACCGTCGGAACGGCAAACCGATCCTGCCGGTGGAGGAGCGTCCGGCTCCGACGGACACGGATGTTCCGGACGACCCGCGCTCTCCCACACAGCCCTGGTCGGTCGGAATGCCGCGTCTCGGTTTTCCTGATCTCAAGGAAAGCGACATGTGGGGCATGACGCCCATCGACCAGCTTTACTGTCGCATCCTGTTCCGCAAGTCGAAATACGAGAGTGAATTTACGGCTCCCGAGATCAACAGGCCGTGGATTGAATATCCGGGTTACAATGGTGGCAGCGATTGGGGCAGCGTGGCGTATGATGCCGGGACCGGCATCCTGATCGCCAACTGGAACAATACCCCGATGCGGGACCAGTTGGTGGATCGCGCCAAGGCTGATGAACTGGGGCTTCTGCCGATCGACAGTCCGCATTTCAATCCCAAGGCCGGTGGCGCCGAAGGGAATGGCGCGATGGCCGACACACCGTACGGTATTGTCGTGACGCCGTTCTGGAACAAGTTCACCAACATGATGTGCAACAAGCCGCCATACGGCATGATCACGGCGATCGACATGCACACAAGAAAAGTGCTGTGGCAGCATCCGCTGGGCAGCGCACGCGCCAATGGTCCGTGGGGACTTCCAACCTACCTGCCGCTGACAATCGGCACGCCGAATAACGGTGGTCCGGTGATTACGGCTGGTGGGTTGGTGTTTGTCGGAGCGACGACCGACAATCTGATCCACGCTTTCGACCTGAAAACAGGCAGGGAAGTCTGGAACGCTGTCCTGCCGGGCGGCGGACAGGCCACGCCGATGACGTATGAGTACAAGGGTAGGCAGTATGTTGCGATCATGGCCGGAGGGCATCACTTCATGATGACGCCGGTCAGCGATGAACTGGTTGTCTACGCACTGCCTGAGGCGCACTGA
- a CDS encoding phosphohydrolase: MPASSDTSHTLHALAHDLQGWRCQELSPHVQLVVNQSGPVLTPDIELHVQTIWEDACTRRPGLFNGRIFCMETIAPDRIAGYWTEYRRALAQMADPTIFGDMPLHQLAVCGLLRCADGIILGRRDPSSLYLGGFWQSPPAGTVEMREAGQPLSLAGQILAEAEEELGLTSADISVGAPLLAVTHSRTAIVDIGISLITPLSFAAVKEKWLSRANKEYDQLMVIPDERIEDWCLRDDVLPTTRALLRTT; the protein is encoded by the coding sequence ATGCCAGCATCATCCGACACATCCCACACACTTCATGCTCTCGCTCATGACCTGCAAGGCTGGCGCTGTCAGGAGTTGAGCCCCCATGTCCAACTGGTCGTCAATCAATCCGGGCCTGTTCTGACACCGGATATCGAGCTGCATGTTCAGACCATATGGGAAGACGCCTGCACCCGCCGTCCGGGACTATTTAACGGGCGTATCTTCTGCATGGAGACAATCGCCCCTGACCGCATCGCAGGCTACTGGACGGAATACCGCCGGGCTCTGGCGCAAATGGCGGACCCGACGATTTTTGGTGACATGCCCCTGCATCAGTTAGCCGTTTGCGGCCTGCTACGCTGTGCGGACGGTATCATTCTGGGCAGACGAGACCCTTCATCCCTCTATCTCGGCGGCTTCTGGCAATCGCCGCCAGCGGGGACTGTCGAGATGCGCGAAGCGGGACAGCCTCTTTCCCTTGCCGGGCAGATTCTCGCTGAAGCCGAAGAAGAGCTTGGCCTGACATCCGCCGACATCAGCGTCGGCGCACCCCTCCTCGCCGTCACCCATTCCAGAACCGCCATTGTCGATATCGGTATTTCCCTGATCACACCGCTCTCTTTCGCCGCCGTGAAAGAGAAATGGCTGTCGCGAGCCAACAAGGAATACGACCAGTTGATGGTCATTCCTGACGAGCGGATCGAGGACTGGTGTCTGCGGGATGACGTGCTGCCGACGACACGGGCGTTACTACGCACGACATGA
- a CDS encoding transglutaminase family protein, with amino-acid sequence MTLNVALTHKTTYRYDRPVTMGPQVIRLRPAAHARTDILSYALTIEPKPHFINWMQDPSGNWQARVVFPERVTHFDVTVDLVADMATINPFDFFLEPEAEEWPFTYDHVLDQELAPYRKIEPAGPLLKALIAEIPKEKRRNVDMLVALNQTVQKRISYIVRMEPGVWSPDKTLEEGKGSCRDSAWLLVQLLRNLGYAARFVSGYLIQLVADEKPLEGPSGPGEDFTDLHAWAEVYLPGAGWIGLDATSGMLAGEGHIPLAATPEPGSAAPISGGVELCETEFGFDMHVKRVAETPRTTKPYDEETWATILAAGEAVDRKLEEGDVRLTMGGEPTFIAADDMDAPEWNIEALGPTKRAYANRLLRRLMSIWSPGATYMTLFGKHYPGEQLPRWALTTYWRRDGEPVWLDRGLLASDDDTDNATEHDARRFAQSLASKLQVDPELVTPAYEDIHYYLWKEHRLPANVLAEGSRLNDPLERDRLARVFGRGLSRESGSVLPLRVTVQDGVRRWQSGRWFLRGDTIFLVPGDSSIGFRLPLQSLPWADADDIDQPLPVDPFAPHPRLPPHPAFARRSSQSYRATVPDLISRSVAPPERPMPQLSDLPALPPYPVRKPWRISTDRALSEHLLEINREEPDVVRTALTVESRDGILHVFFPPLYAVEDWLDLCAAVEATAAEFGRKVVLEGYAPPRDPRLLSFSITPDPGVIEVNVHPAASWNEHETRSRQLYEEARNVGLIAEKFMLDGRHVGTGGGNHVVMGAANAEDSPFLRRPDLLKSLAGFWHNHPSLSYLFSGLFIGPSSQHPRIDEARQDALYELEIAFRQVNREVFTPPWLTDRLFRNLFADITGNTHRTEFCIDKLYAPESSSGRLGLMEYRAFEMPPHHRMAAAQVLLMRAVIAAFWDKPYERRLVRWGTRLHDDFMLPHYVRQDFGDAIDELRMLGAPLEKEWFEPHFQFRFPEIGSVTELGMTLELRTALEPWNTLAEEPAAGGTARYVDSSVERVQALVSGWVDERYILSCNGRAVPLTGTQRQGEYVGGVRFKAWNPPSALHPTIGVETPLVFDVYDTWTGRSIGGLTYHVTHPGGRNYETRPVNANEAEARRRIRFFPFGHTPGAMREPHVERSMEQPRTLDLRRF; translated from the coding sequence ATGACGCTGAACGTCGCGCTGACTCACAAGACAACGTATCGCTATGACCGCCCTGTCACGATGGGGCCTCAGGTCATTCGCCTCAGACCTGCCGCGCACGCCAGGACAGACATTCTGTCCTATGCGCTGACCATTGAACCGAAGCCCCATTTCATCAACTGGATGCAGGACCCGTCCGGGAACTGGCAGGCGCGCGTCGTCTTTCCTGAACGTGTCACGCATTTTGACGTCACCGTCGATCTTGTCGCCGATATGGCGACCATCAATCCCTTCGACTTCTTCCTTGAGCCGGAAGCCGAAGAATGGCCGTTTACGTACGACCATGTTCTTGATCAGGAACTCGCTCCCTACAGAAAAATCGAACCCGCCGGTCCTCTGCTCAAGGCGCTTATCGCCGAGATTCCAAAGGAAAAACGGCGCAACGTTGATATGCTGGTGGCGCTCAATCAGACTGTCCAGAAACGCATCAGCTACATCGTCCGCATGGAGCCCGGCGTCTGGTCTCCGGACAAGACGCTGGAAGAGGGTAAGGGCTCCTGCCGTGACAGCGCATGGCTGCTTGTCCAGCTTCTTCGCAACCTCGGTTACGCAGCCCGTTTTGTCTCAGGATACCTGATCCAGCTTGTGGCCGATGAAAAACCGTTGGAGGGACCGTCAGGCCCGGGCGAGGATTTCACCGACCTGCACGCATGGGCGGAAGTCTATCTCCCCGGGGCGGGCTGGATCGGGCTGGATGCGACATCGGGCATGCTGGCAGGCGAGGGACATATCCCGCTCGCGGCGACACCCGAGCCCGGTTCGGCAGCGCCGATTTCCGGCGGTGTCGAACTGTGTGAAACGGAATTCGGTTTCGACATGCATGTGAAGCGTGTCGCCGAGACGCCGCGCACGACAAAACCGTATGATGAGGAGACATGGGCCACCATTCTCGCCGCTGGCGAGGCGGTCGATCGCAAGCTTGAAGAAGGCGATGTCCGCCTGACCATGGGGGGTGAGCCGACTTTTATCGCCGCCGATGACATGGACGCGCCGGAATGGAATATCGAGGCGCTTGGCCCGACCAAGCGGGCCTACGCCAACCGTCTGCTGCGCCGTCTCATGTCGATCTGGTCGCCCGGCGCGACTTATATGACGTTGTTCGGCAAGCATTATCCGGGTGAACAGCTTCCCCGCTGGGCGCTGACCACATACTGGCGGCGCGATGGCGAGCCGGTCTGGCTGGATCGCGGGCTGCTGGCGTCCGATGATGATACCGACAACGCCACCGAGCATGACGCAAGGCGCTTCGCCCAGTCTCTGGCGAGCAAGTTGCAGGTCGATCCGGAACTCGTCACGCCTGCCTACGAAGACATTCATTACTACCTCTGGAAAGAACATCGTCTTCCGGCCAACGTGCTGGCGGAAGGCTCCAGACTGAACGATCCGCTGGAACGCGACCGTCTGGCGCGTGTCTTCGGTCGTGGCCTCTCACGCGAATCCGGATCAGTCCTGCCCTTGCGGGTGACCGTGCAGGACGGTGTACGCCGCTGGCAGTCCGGCCGCTGGTTCCTGCGGGGCGATACGATCTTTCTGGTTCCCGGTGATTCGTCGATCGGCTTCCGGCTGCCTTTGCAGAGTCTGCCTTGGGCGGACGCCGACGACATTGACCAGCCGCTCCCTGTCGATCCGTTCGCGCCTCACCCGCGGCTACCGCCCCATCCGGCTTTTGCGCGGCGTTCATCGCAGAGTTATCGTGCGACCGTGCCCGATCTTATCAGCCGGTCGGTGGCGCCACCCGAGCGTCCGATGCCGCAGCTCTCCGATCTTCCGGCCCTGCCGCCCTACCCGGTGCGGAAGCCGTGGCGCATCAGCACAGACCGGGCGCTCAGCGAACATCTGCTGGAGATCAATCGCGAGGAACCGGATGTCGTCCGTACGGCGCTGACCGTAGAGTCCCGCGACGGCATTCTGCATGTCTTCTTTCCGCCGCTTTACGCGGTGGAAGACTGGCTGGATCTCTGCGCGGCTGTCGAGGCGACGGCCGCCGAGTTTGGCCGCAAGGTCGTGCTGGAAGGCTATGCGCCGCCACGTGATCCGCGCCTGCTTTCTTTCTCCATCACGCCTGATCCGGGTGTGATCGAGGTCAACGTGCATCCTGCGGCGAGCTGGAACGAGCACGAAACCCGCAGTCGCCAGCTTTATGAGGAAGCGCGCAATGTCGGGCTGATTGCGGAAAAATTCATGCTTGACGGGCGTCACGTCGGCACGGGTGGAGGCAACCACGTGGTGATGGGCGCAGCCAATGCAGAGGACAGTCCGTTCCTGCGGCGGCCCGACCTGCTCAAATCACTGGCCGGGTTCTGGCACAATCACCCGTCGCTGTCCTACCTGTTCAGCGGTCTCTTCATCGGCCCGAGTTCGCAGCACCCTCGTATCGACGAAGCTCGGCAGGATGCTCTTTACGAACTGGAGATTGCCTTCCGGCAGGTCAATCGGGAGGTATTTACGCCGCCCTGGCTGACGGACCGGCTGTTCCGCAATCTGTTCGCGGATATCACCGGTAATACGCATCGCACCGAATTCTGCATCGACAAGCTCTACGCGCCGGAAAGCAGTTCCGGGCGGCTTGGGCTGATGGAATATCGCGCGTTCGAAATGCCGCCGCATCACCGCATGGCGGCGGCGCAGGTGCTGCTCATGCGGGCCGTGATCGCGGCTTTCTGGGACAAGCCGTATGAGCGGCGTCTGGTGCGCTGGGGGACCCGTCTGCATGACGATTTCATGCTGCCCCATTATGTCAGGCAGGATTTCGGAGATGCCATCGACGAACTGCGGATGCTGGGCGCGCCGCTCGAAAAGGAATGGTTCGAGCCTCACTTCCAGTTCCGTTTCCCGGAAATCGGCTCCGTCACTGAACTGGGCATGACGCTGGAACTGCGCACGGCGCTTGAACCGTGGAATACGCTGGCGGAAGAGCCGGCGGCAGGGGGGACGGCGCGCTATGTCGATAGCTCTGTCGAGCGTGTGCAGGCCCTCGTCTCCGGCTGGGTGGATGAGCGTTACATCCTTTCCTGTAACGGTCGCGCCGTGCCGCTGACCGGAACGCAGCGGCAGGGAGAATATGTCGGCGGTGTGCGGTTCAAGGCATGGAATCCGCCAAGCGCCCTCCATCCGACGATCGGTGTGGAAACGCCTCTGGTCTTCGATGTTTATGATACGTGGACCGGACGCAGTATTGGCGGCCTGACTTATCATGTGACGCATCCGGGTGGCCGGAATTACGAGACACGGCCCGTCAACGCCAATGAGGCGGAGGCACGGCGTCGCATCCGTTTCTTCCCGTTCGGTCATACGCCGGGCGCGATGAGGGAACCGCATGTGGAGCGGTCGATGGAGCAGCCAAGGACGCTGGATCTCAGAAGGTTCTGA
- a CDS encoding vWA domain-containing protein produces MSYFKKFFVGQVSFLRAREGSVAILVAAAMFTTMIGVSVAINVGTIVNTKTRLQSIADAAALKAAKAANESLASGGSDAKSNAQTVATTVAQATVSANAAGAGLSATPTATVTYNSIGDYSSTVTVALSSTPKFVLANLIPSMSGAVSVSSTASVTAGQSYLQIIFLVDVSNSMAIGGTQAVINTLLNTPAQCAFACHDTHGYYDSIKSIKCTTQTSSYQSLPACNMRAYAQNNGLDLKIDYVRSALSNLASQISDVSANAANHFSISMVTFGTQITQVLAPTSDQSQISSALSSVDVEDATPYINSYNSQNTSRYGMQIDVYNGGYTKTADALNYVASHLTNVGDGSAANKMTTYVVFLSDGTSDTYVNNNSLANRNVTTYFGSGCTTLKNMNVKIFSVWTPYYVDRSSSWFNQYFGSVPDSGAGSMQDAVQDCATSDDYYFEATDGPEIKQAFSSVFNKIITDTSLRLTK; encoded by the coding sequence GTGTCCTATTTCAAAAAATTCTTTGTAGGTCAGGTTTCTTTCCTCAGGGCGAGAGAAGGTAGCGTCGCGATTCTTGTGGCTGCCGCCATGTTTACGACGATGATCGGCGTATCTGTCGCGATCAACGTGGGGACGATCGTCAACACGAAAACCAGACTTCAGAGCATTGCGGATGCTGCGGCGCTCAAGGCGGCGAAAGCGGCGAATGAAAGTCTTGCTTCGGGAGGGAGTGACGCCAAAAGCAATGCTCAGACCGTAGCGACAACAGTTGCTCAGGCGACCGTGAGTGCAAACGCTGCCGGAGCCGGATTGTCGGCCACCCCGACTGCGACTGTGACGTATAACAGCATTGGAGATTATTCCAGTACTGTAACCGTCGCTTTAAGTTCTACCCCCAAGTTTGTTTTGGCCAATCTGATTCCCAGTATGAGCGGGGCGGTCAGCGTATCATCGACCGCAAGTGTCACAGCCGGACAGTCCTATCTACAGATCATTTTTCTTGTGGATGTTTCGAATTCTATGGCGATTGGTGGCACGCAGGCGGTCATCAATACACTGCTCAACACACCTGCCCAGTGCGCTTTTGCCTGCCATGATACTCATGGTTATTACGATAGCATCAAATCAATAAAATGTACGACACAGACATCATCTTATCAGAGTCTGCCAGCCTGCAACATGCGGGCTTACGCGCAGAACAACGGACTTGATCTGAAAATCGACTATGTGCGGTCCGCTTTGTCCAATCTGGCCTCGCAGATATCCGATGTGTCAGCAAATGCTGCCAATCATTTTTCGATCAGCATGGTGACTTTTGGCACGCAGATAACGCAGGTTCTTGCGCCTACTTCGGACCAGTCCCAGATTTCATCTGCTCTGTCTTCCGTGGATGTGGAAGATGCCACCCCTTACATCAACAGCTATAACAGTCAAAATACAAGCAGATACGGAATGCAAATTGATGTTTACAATGGTGGTTATACGAAAACAGCAGATGCCCTGAACTATGTTGCTTCTCATCTGACAAATGTCGGTGATGGTTCCGCCGCCAACAAGATGACGACCTATGTTGTGTTTCTGTCTGATGGTACATCAGACACCTACGTCAACAATAATTCTCTGGCCAACAGAAATGTTACAACTTATTTCGGATCAGGCTGTACAACTCTGAAAAATATGAACGTAAAGATTTTTTCGGTCTGGACACCTTATTACGTCGACAGAAGTTCTTCGTGGTTCAATCAGTATTTCGGATCAGTTCCCGATAGTGGCGCCGGGTCCATGCAGGATGCTGTGCAGGACTGTGCCACAAGCGATGACTACTATTTCGAAGCGACTGATGGCCCTGAAATCAAGCAGGCATTTTCATCGGTTTTTAATAAAATTATCACTGACACCTCTCTCAGGCTGACCAAGTAA
- a CDS encoding zinc-binding metallopeptidase family protein, protein MKLFSCQSCGQVLFFENTQCESCGHRLGYCTETGRLLALEASADKGGWLAVGDGAEAPTRFLCTNADYGVCNWLVPEGHTDALCIACRYNHVIPDLNKEGNRELWWRLEQAKHRLFYSLLLLHLPVPTREENPTGGLVFNFPDDPENGDEKVMTGHDEGIITIALREADDAEREKMRVEMGEYYRTLLGHFRHEIGHFYWNVLVRDAGNEEPCRAMFGDHTQDYGAALQQHYENGPPTGWQENYVSSYATTHPWEDFAETWAHYLHIVDTLQTAVAFGVAVSPAVAKDGSLSQTFNFDTYAATSFEELLVAWPPLTVAVNALNRSMGQPDLYPFVITPAIAEKLRFVHDLVHGLPLTPVAPAPQ, encoded by the coding sequence ATGAAACTGTTCAGTTGCCAGAGCTGTGGTCAGGTTCTTTTCTTTGAAAACACGCAATGCGAAAGTTGTGGCCACAGGCTGGGATATTGCACTGAAACGGGCCGGCTTCTCGCGCTTGAAGCGTCCGCTGATAAAGGCGGCTGGCTCGCCGTTGGGGATGGCGCAGAAGCACCGACGCGCTTTCTCTGCACCAACGCGGACTATGGCGTCTGCAACTGGCTGGTTCCCGAAGGCCATACGGATGCCCTCTGTATCGCGTGCCGTTATAACCACGTCATTCCCGACCTGAACAAGGAAGGAAACCGGGAACTGTGGTGGCGATTGGAACAGGCCAAGCACCGCCTGTTTTACAGCCTTCTGCTGCTGCATCTTCCCGTGCCGACCCGTGAGGAAAACCCGACGGGAGGGCTGGTCTTCAATTTTCCGGATGACCCTGAAAACGGGGATGAAAAAGTCATGACCGGTCATGACGAGGGCATCATCACCATTGCCCTGCGCGAGGCTGATGATGCCGAGCGTGAAAAGATGCGGGTCGAGATGGGTGAGTATTACCGCACGCTGCTCGGGCATTTCCGGCATGAGATCGGGCATTTCTACTGGAACGTCCTGGTGCGTGACGCGGGTAACGAAGAGCCTTGCCGCGCCATGTTTGGTGATCACACGCAGGATTATGGCGCGGCTCTTCAGCAGCATTACGAAAACGGGCCGCCGACTGGCTGGCAGGAGAATTACGTCAGTTCATATGCCACCACGCATCCCTGGGAAGATTTCGCGGAAACGTGGGCGCACTATCTGCATATCGTGGACACGCTCCAGACCGCCGTGGCGTTCGGTGTGGCGGTCAGTCCGGCAGTGGCGAAGGATGGCAGTCTGTCGCAGACCTTCAATTTCGATACCTATGCAGCGACCAGTTTCGAGGAGCTGCTGGTGGCCTGGCCGCCTCTGACGGTGGCAGTGAACGCGCTGAATCGTTCAATGGGACAGCCGGATCTCTATCCTTTTGTCATTACACCGGCGATCGCCGAAAAACTGCGTTTTGTGCACGATCTTGTGCATGGATTGCCTTTGACACCCGTTGCCCCCGCGCCACAGTAA